In Mycobacterium sp. JS623, one genomic interval encodes:
- a CDS encoding DUF899 family protein, with amino-acid sequence MAPKGSPRDMNKWRETVRDRNIKFPGESSEYRRARNQLLEAEDELRRLNEQVAAQRRALPPGGLVAQEYVFESAADGCEVRFSELFAPGKDTLVIYHMMFPRWSKDPRAGAPGGKTALLPLAEQPCPSCTSVVDGLNGVATHLSDRVNLVVVAKSDPARLGTYAEERGWRNLRLLSSRNNTFNRDYHAETPEGEQLPVLNVFSRNDDGIHHRWASELTFVRGDNSPLDPIWPIWGILDLTPNGRGETAAYPSLQYE; translated from the coding sequence ATGGCGCCCAAGGGCAGTCCGCGTGACATGAACAAGTGGCGGGAAACAGTCCGTGACCGGAACATCAAATTTCCTGGCGAGTCGAGCGAATACCGGCGCGCACGCAACCAGCTGTTGGAGGCGGAGGACGAACTGCGGCGACTGAACGAACAGGTCGCCGCCCAGCGCCGAGCGCTGCCGCCGGGCGGACTCGTCGCACAGGAGTACGTCTTCGAGTCCGCGGCCGATGGCTGCGAGGTGAGGTTCTCGGAGTTGTTCGCGCCGGGTAAGGACACGCTCGTGATCTACCACATGATGTTCCCGCGATGGTCGAAAGACCCGCGAGCTGGTGCCCCCGGAGGGAAGACGGCCCTGTTGCCGCTTGCCGAACAACCGTGCCCCTCATGCACGTCGGTTGTCGATGGGCTCAACGGTGTTGCGACCCACCTCTCCGACCGAGTCAACCTCGTCGTGGTCGCCAAATCGGACCCCGCCCGGTTGGGCACCTACGCGGAGGAACGCGGCTGGCGCAATCTGCGGCTGCTGTCCTCACGGAACAACACCTTCAACCGCGATTATCACGCGGAAACACCTGAGGGCGAGCAGCTTCCGGTCCTGAATGTGTTCTCACGCAACGACGACGGGATCCATCACCGGTGGGCGAGCGAGCTGACGTTCGTGCGCGGCGACAACAGCCCACTCGACCCGATCTGGCCGATCTGGGGCATTCTCGACCTGACACCCAATGGACGCGGAGAAACCGCCGCCTACCCCTCGCTGCAGTACGAGTAG
- a CDS encoding mercuric reductase: protein MADEHYDAIVIGTSQGGRLLPVELAKAGQKVALVERGPIGGVCVNTGCTPTKTMVASARLAYQARRGAEYGVRVGPVSVDLAAVRERKRAMVAGARQNYASRLAQDGLDLIEGEAHFTGPNTVEIALTDGGTRQVTAAVIIIDTGTRPKPPAIPGAGDVPVLDSTSLMELDELPEHLIILGGGYIGLEFGQMFRRFGSEVTIVQRGPRLLKIEDEDVSDEVAAILRDDGITVLTSSTPIRVERTDGDRVRLTVDTEDGERQVEGSHLLSAIGRIPNTDALAPDAAGIRVDDRGFIEVDEYLETSVPGVYAMGDVTGAPAFTHSSYDDYRILHANLIKHEKASTADRIVPYAVFIDPQLGRAGMTEREATAQGRAIRVAKLPMNAVVRALETGETRGFMKAIVDANSGQILGCAVLGSEGGEIMTMIQVAMLGKLTYNDMADAIFTHPLLAEGLNSLFALFDA from the coding sequence ATGGCCGATGAGCACTACGACGCGATCGTGATAGGGACCAGCCAGGGCGGCCGACTCCTCCCCGTCGAGTTAGCGAAGGCGGGCCAGAAGGTGGCGCTCGTCGAACGTGGCCCGATCGGCGGCGTATGCGTCAACACGGGATGTACCCCGACCAAGACGATGGTCGCCAGCGCGCGCCTTGCCTACCAAGCGCGCCGCGGCGCCGAGTACGGCGTGCGTGTTGGTCCGGTATCGGTGGACCTGGCTGCGGTCCGCGAGCGCAAACGGGCCATGGTCGCAGGCGCGCGGCAGAACTACGCCAGCCGTCTGGCTCAGGACGGGCTCGACCTGATCGAGGGCGAGGCCCATTTCACGGGGCCGAACACCGTCGAGATCGCCCTGACGGACGGCGGGACGCGGCAGGTCACCGCGGCGGTGATCATCATCGACACAGGCACCCGGCCCAAGCCGCCGGCAATCCCTGGCGCGGGCGACGTCCCCGTGCTCGACTCGACGTCGCTCATGGAGTTGGACGAACTACCGGAGCACCTGATCATCCTCGGTGGCGGCTACATCGGGCTGGAGTTCGGACAGATGTTCCGCCGGTTCGGCAGCGAGGTCACGATCGTCCAAAGGGGCCCTCGCCTGCTGAAGATCGAGGACGAGGACGTCTCGGACGAGGTCGCCGCGATCTTGCGCGACGACGGGATCACGGTCCTGACCTCGTCGACGCCGATCCGGGTCGAGCGAACCGACGGCGACCGCGTGCGGTTGACCGTGGACACGGAGGACGGTGAGCGACAGGTCGAGGGCTCGCACCTACTGTCGGCCATCGGCCGCATCCCGAACACAGACGCGCTCGCTCCTGACGCAGCCGGCATCCGTGTGGACGACCGCGGCTTCATCGAGGTCGACGAGTATCTGGAAACCAGCGTCCCCGGCGTATACGCGATGGGCGACGTCACGGGGGCGCCTGCCTTCACCCACTCTTCCTACGATGATTACCGCATCCTGCACGCCAACCTCATCAAGCACGAGAAAGCCAGCACGGCCGACCGGATCGTCCCGTACGCAGTTTTCATCGACCCACAGCTGGGCCGGGCCGGCATGACCGAGCGCGAGGCCACGGCGCAAGGACGCGCGATTCGGGTGGCGAAGCTTCCGATGAACGCCGTTGTCCGGGCCCTCGAGACCGGCGAAACGCGCGGCTTCATGAAGGCCATCGTCGACGCAAACAGCGGGCAGATCCTTGGCTGCGCGGTCCTCGGCAGTGAAGGCGGCGAGATCATGACCATGATCCAGGTCGCAATGCTGGGCAAGCTCACCTATAACGACATGGCGGACGCCATCTTCACGCACCCACTTCTGGCCGAAGGCCTCAACTCGCTCTTCGCACTATTCGACGCCTGA
- a CDS encoding DUF417 family protein, which produces MDRRPARSRIFPVYTFSALLGVFEVAAAVLIAIKPLAPRLSNVGSLLAILLFLATISFLFTTPGIGEPAGGGFPAISLTGEFLLKDIPLLGLSFWTLADSMRAAAQRNAVN; this is translated from the coding sequence GTGGACCGAAGGCCAGCCCGCAGCCGCATCTTCCCGGTGTACACGTTTTCCGCGCTGCTCGGCGTCTTCGAGGTCGCTGCCGCGGTGCTGATTGCGATTAAGCCCCTTGCCCCAAGGCTCTCCAACGTCGGTAGCTTGCTGGCCATCTTGCTGTTCCTCGCAACGATCAGCTTCCTGTTCACGACACCGGGTATCGGTGAGCCGGCCGGCGGCGGGTTCCCAGCAATATCGCTCACCGGCGAGTTCCTGCTCAAAGACATTCCGTTGCTTGGCTTGTCGTTCTGGACCCTCGCGGATTCAATGCGAGCCGCCGCACAGCGAAATGCGGTCAACTGA
- a CDS encoding LysR family transcriptional regulator has protein sequence MELRELIAFVAVAEEGGMSAASRRLHISQPALSQTVSSLERQLGVKLLERSSTGVRPTEAGAALLIEARAVLARHDQALRRMSDFTAERGVLHLGVPVELPVDVIERTLAKFSVNCPDTRVIPRHLSTAAQLSALQAGELDVGLVRERPAGESFDAMLILRENLGVLIASEVAAGLVGPTGVRLDALCRLQWLGFPRSNSPAWHDELTAILRTHGIDPGPPPPEDQLLIAPIKLAAVSAGRYFALAPENWPHPLPESVSWSPLIDHPLVRRTWVVWPANSRRRDIGQLVTAFEAPT, from the coding sequence ATGGAGTTGCGGGAGCTGATCGCCTTCGTCGCTGTGGCCGAGGAGGGTGGCATGTCGGCGGCGTCGCGTCGGCTTCACATCAGCCAGCCCGCGTTGTCGCAAACAGTCAGCTCCCTCGAACGCCAGCTCGGTGTCAAATTGCTGGAGCGGAGTAGCACCGGCGTACGACCGACGGAAGCCGGCGCCGCGCTACTAATCGAGGCGCGTGCCGTGCTGGCCAGACATGATCAGGCGCTACGGCGGATGTCGGATTTCACCGCCGAACGGGGCGTGCTGCACCTCGGGGTACCCGTGGAGCTGCCCGTCGATGTTATCGAGCGCACTCTGGCCAAGTTTTCAGTGAATTGTCCCGATACGCGCGTGATACCGCGCCATTTATCCACGGCCGCACAGCTTTCCGCGCTTCAGGCCGGTGAACTGGACGTCGGACTGGTGCGAGAACGTCCCGCCGGGGAATCCTTCGATGCGATGCTGATACTGCGCGAGAATCTGGGCGTGCTGATCGCCTCCGAGGTCGCCGCTGGACTGGTGGGCCCCACCGGCGTGCGCCTCGATGCACTGTGCCGACTGCAGTGGCTCGGCTTTCCGCGCTCCAACAGCCCGGCTTGGCACGACGAGTTGACCGCGATCCTGCGCACGCACGGCATCGACCCTGGCCCTCCTCCGCCCGAGGACCAGCTGCTTATCGCCCCGATCAAGCTGGCTGCGGTCAGCGCTGGTCGCTACTTCGCGTTGGCGCCGGAAAACTGGCCGCATCCCCTTCCGGAATCCGTCAGCTGGAGCCCGCTGATCGACCACCCCTTGGTGCGGCGCACATGGGTGGTGTGGCCGGCCAACTCGCGTCGCCGCGACATCGGCCAGCTCGTCACCGCCTTCGAGGCGCCGACGTAA